The following DNA comes from Cytophagales bacterium.
TGACCGGACTGAACTGTACTTTGGCACCATACTCATTGAGTAAGCGATGCTGCAATACTTCAAACTGAAGTGCTCCAACCGTACCCACGACTTTTCGAGCACCCATTTCATAAGAGAACAACTGTGCAACTCCTTCATCCATCAATTGGAGCAGTCCTTTTTCTAGTTGCTTGGCTTTCATTGCATCAAGGTTGATCACCTCTTTGAAAAGCTCAGGAGAGAAACTTGGTATGCCTTTGTAAAGTCCTTTTTCCCCTTCGGAAATGGTATCTCCGATTTTCAGGTTACCCGTATCATAGAGACCCACGATATCACCGGGAAAAGCTTCCTCCACGGTTTCTTTTTGTTGGGCCATGAAAGCCGTGGCATTGGAGAAACGGATTTTCTTGTCCTGGCGGACATGATAATAGTTGCTTCCTCGTTCAAACTTACCCGAGCAAATCCGCGCAAACGCGATCCGATTTCGGTGCTTTGGATCCATGTTCGCATGGATCTTAAAAATGAATCCGGTGAATTTGTTCTCGTTCGGCAGGACCTCTCTGGCTTCTGTTTCTCGAGAAATAGGAGGAGGCGCAATGTTGATGAAACAATCCAGCAACTCCCGCACACCGAAGTTACTCACGGCACTTCCGAAAAATACCGGAGCAATCTTGCCGTTCAGGTAATCATCTACATTCAGTGGATCGTACACGCCATCGATCAATTCTATGTCTTCTCGCAATTGACTTGCTGCAGAATCAGGGAGGTGTTGTTCAATCTCCGGACTATTGATATCATCAATTTCAACAACCTCTTCTACACGCTTGGTCTTACTGGGCTCATAAAGGTTCAGGTTGTTCTCATAGAGATTGTAAACTCCGCGTAAGGTCTTACCCATACCCACTGGCCAGCTCAAAGGTCTTACTTTGATGTCCAGCTTTTCTTCGATCTCATCGAGCAATTCGAACGGGTCGCGTCCCTCACGGTCGAGCTTGTTGATGAAGCAAAGTACCGGCGTATTTCGCATGCGGCACACTTCCATGAGCTTTTCGGTCTGCCGCTCCACGCCCTTTACGCAATCGATCACCATGATCACACTGTCTACAGCAGTCAGCGTTCGGTATGTGTCTTCCGCAAAATCTTCGTGACCAGGCGTATCCAGGATATTGATCTTAAGGTCTTTGTATTCAAACCCCATCACCGAAGTAGCGACGGAGATACCTCTTTGCTTTTCAATCTCCATCCAGTCCGACCGAGTATTCATATCAATCTTATTGGACTTAACCGCACCTGCAGTTTGGATCGCGCCTCCGAAAAGCAGCAGCTTCTCCGTTAAGGTTGTCTTTCCTGCATCAGGGTGGGCAATGATCCCGAAGGTACGTCTACGCTTGATTTCCTGCTCAAAAGTCATGTTGCTCACAATTGGACCGCAAAGCTACCAAATTGGTGAACAGTGTCCGCAAATTGATCCCGGAGTTTGTAAATTCGATCTCAATGAATCGTCTGGTCCGTTTTTTATTGTTGCTTTTACTGGCCTTTGCGCTGATTAGTCTTGTCAAAGCCTTTGCCGTGAGTCGCTTGCTGATCATGGGTACTCTATTCGTCCTTTTAATTGGCATTATCATTTGGGTGATGAACAAAGCGAACAAGAATCCATAACATCACTTTTTCAACCAATAGAAAAAACGTCATTCTCGAAAAATGGGATTTAAATTTATCTCTAAGCACATTTTATCGGGAATCTCAACAGCGCACGTTATGAGATTCCTTGGTCAGGCACGCTGAAATTTTCTAACATTAACAGAAATTCTGGAAGGACCGGGTCACGCCAGACCGGGTCACGAAGACGCGCTGGAAGACGTTTTTTAACCTTAGGAATTCAAAATAGACTTTTTTTAGAAAGGTGAATCATTCTACCGGCAATTGCTGTTAAAGCGCTATGATCGAGCAACATTTGACCAACGCTGCCGCTGGCATCATTCGGATCATCCACAACGAATCAATAGTCAAACAAGACTTTGCTAATCCGGAGCAAGTACTGACCATCGCCTGGAATCGAGGGTCAATCAAAGTCATGCAATTGGGGGAAAATGAAGTGGAACTAGCCCCGAACAGTTTATTGATGATCGATGCGGGTATACCGTTTTCAATAGTAGAAGCGGAAGAGATCGTCTTCTGGCAATTTAACCGGGAGTTTTATTGCATCGTAGATCACGATGTAGAAGTCTCCTGTGCTGGTGTACTTTTCTTTACTTTAAAGGATGCTCTTTCACTGACCTTATCTGATGCCGATCAGCTGAAATTCAACTTGCTCTTTGAAGTCTTCAAAGAAGAATTCTCCGAGGAGGATGACAACCTTAAAACGGAAATGCTCCGCACGATCCTAAAACGACTGATTGTGAAAATGACGAGGCTACACAAAATGCAGCACGGTGAACTCGTCGAAACGACGGAATTAAATGTGGTCCGGCAGTTCAATGTATTGGTGGAGAAAAACTTTAAGCAATTACACCAGGTACAGGATTATGCCAACCTCATGTATAAGTCTCCAAAAACCATTTCCAACATCTTCTCGAAATTTCACGATCGGTCACCGCGGGAGATCATCCTGGATCGAATTGTACTGGAAGCCAAACGGATGTTGCTTTATACGGACAGCACCTCCAAGGAAATTGCCCATGAACTGGGTTTCACAGAAATACCACATTTCAGCAGATTTTTTAAGCAAAAGACCCAAATGAGCCCCTCAGGTTTTCGAGAAGCCAGCCAAAAAGGTGCATTCGGGAACAATTGATAACCCTTCGGGACGAATAGGCACTATCCTTTGGTCAACAACTTCCGTTCATTGAATTGTAACATTTAAAATCACATATTAAACCAAAATATAAAATGAGCACTTTCAATGTCCCATCCCGCGAAGAAGTTTCAGAAAACAATCAGGCGATCTTCGACAACCTTCAGAAACAAGTAGGATTCGTTCCAAATCTCTTCGCAACCTACACACATAGCGAAACTGCACTGGGCGATTACCTTGCTTTTTCTAGCAGAAAAACATCATTAAGCGGAAAAGAAAAAGAAGTTGTGAATTTGGTCGTGAGCCAGGTGAATAACTGTGCTTATTGTTTGGCCGCTCACACCGCTATTGGAAAAATGAATGGCTTCACCGACGAGCAAATCATCGAAATCAGAGGTGGCTCGGCTAGTTTCAACGAGAAATTCGATGCATTGGCAGCTTATGTAAAAGATGCGACCATCAACAGAAGTCATCCTAGCCAAACGTCAATCGACAACTTGTTAGCAGCTGGCTATACTAAAGAAAATGTCATTGATATCATCATCATGATCGGAGACAAAACGGTGAGCAACTTCCTGCACGGAACTACTCAAATTCCAGTAGACTTCCCTGCTGCTCCTGAATTGGAACCCGCATTAGCTTAAGATCTGTTTAAGTGTTAAGTACGAGGCCACCTGCACGAAAGTCAGGTGGCTTTTTTTGGTTTTACACTTATCTGATCGCTTCTACAAAAAAGTAGGGAATTTGGTGAATCGCTGTTTTGTGTTTGGCCTTCTTCAGGTGATTGAAGCCAAGCAAGTGCATGTACTCATGAAAGAGCACCCGGGCCGTTTCTGCATGGTAGCCGTATTTGACATTGGCGTCTAAATTGAACCGATCACAAATCATGATCCTACCATTTTCAGAATTGGCAAAAGCAATGGTTGGTTGCTCACAGTCACTTGCAGGATACAACCTAAAATCCATCACCTTTGGTTGGTTGACTTTACTGAACTTCCTTGCTCCACTTTTTTCAGCTGCATGTAGGATATAATCAAGTATCTCCTGATTAGTAAAGTTCTTTCTCTTTCGTCCCATGTAGACATAAGCCTCGGTGTAGTTCCCCGCCAATACTTTTTCCTTGAATGTCTTACTCTGAATGGTCTTGATGAGCAAGTCTAATGACTCTTCGACATGCGTTCGATGACCTTCTGCTAGTTCGAAATCATGGATTTGATAGGAAAGCTGTCCAAAAGCGGTAAAAGGCGATAGCAGTAGCGCGAAAAACAGGTTTCTCATTTTTCAATAGAAGGCCTAAAAAACAGACCAAAGGAAATGACCGGTCCAGGATCAGAACTGAAATCAATATCAGGCAGGGACTCTGAAATAATATCGTAAGTCCTTCCGGCAGCTATTCCTGAAAAAGCATTTAGAAACAGGCCACTTTTACCCACAGCCCGGTTGATATTTAGTC
Coding sequences within:
- a CDS encoding peptide chain release factor 3; this encodes MTFEQEIKRRRTFGIIAHPDAGKTTLTEKLLLFGGAIQTAGAVKSNKIDMNTRSDWMEIEKQRGISVATSVMGFEYKDLKINILDTPGHEDFAEDTYRTLTAVDSVIMVIDCVKGVERQTEKLMEVCRMRNTPVLCFINKLDREGRDPFELLDEIEEKLDIKVRPLSWPVGMGKTLRGVYNLYENNLNLYEPSKTKRVEEVVEIDDINSPEIEQHLPDSAASQLREDIELIDGVYDPLNVDDYLNGKIAPVFFGSAVSNFGVRELLDCFINIAPPPISRETEAREVLPNENKFTGFIFKIHANMDPKHRNRIAFARICSGKFERGSNYYHVRQDKKIRFSNATAFMAQQKETVEEAFPGDIVGLYDTGNLKIGDTISEGEKGLYKGIPSFSPELFKEVINLDAMKAKQLEKGLLQLMDEGVAQLFSYEMGARKVVGTVGALQFEVLQHRLLNEYGAKVQFSPVNIYKACWISGSDNDIDAFVKDKYRYIARDKEGKLVFMAETRAWLQMVQDNFPEVEFHFISEF
- a CDS encoding helix-turn-helix domain-containing protein, with translation MIEQHLTNAAAGIIRIIHNESIVKQDFANPEQVLTIAWNRGSIKVMQLGENEVELAPNSLLMIDAGIPFSIVEAEEIVFWQFNREFYCIVDHDVEVSCAGVLFFTLKDALSLTLSDADQLKFNLLFEVFKEEFSEEDDNLKTEMLRTILKRLIVKMTRLHKMQHGELVETTELNVVRQFNVLVEKNFKQLHQVQDYANLMYKSPKTISNIFSKFHDRSPREIILDRIVLEAKRMLLYTDSTSKEIAHELGFTEIPHFSRFFKQKTQMSPSGFREASQKGAFGNN
- a CDS encoding carboxymuconolactone decarboxylase family protein; this encodes MSTFNVPSREEVSENNQAIFDNLQKQVGFVPNLFATYTHSETALGDYLAFSSRKTSLSGKEKEVVNLVVSQVNNCAYCLAAHTAIGKMNGFTDEQIIEIRGGSASFNEKFDALAAYVKDATINRSHPSQTSIDNLLAAGYTKENVIDIIIMIGDKTVSNFLHGTTQIPVDFPAAPELEPALA